From the genome of Amycolatopsis sp. NBC_01488, one region includes:
- a CDS encoding response regulator transcription factor, giving the protein MIRVLIADDQEMVRMGFRMILESHDDIEVVADVADGVSAVSKARELRPDVCLLDIRMPGLDGLEVTRQLAGPDVSDPLKVVVVTTFDLDEYVHTALRNGASGFLLKDAGPALLIEAVRAADRGDALVSPQITVRLLKHFDGGTTRSQVAPPSEPLTAREMDVVQAAARGLTNTEIGAELFLSLSTVKTHLASVQGKIGARNRVEIAAWAWRSGVVS; this is encoded by the coding sequence GTGATCCGGGTACTGATCGCCGACGACCAGGAGATGGTGCGGATGGGCTTCCGCATGATCCTGGAGTCGCACGACGACATCGAGGTCGTCGCCGACGTCGCGGACGGCGTCTCGGCGGTGTCGAAGGCCCGCGAGCTGCGCCCGGACGTCTGCCTGCTCGACATCCGCATGCCCGGCCTCGACGGGCTCGAGGTCACCCGGCAGCTGGCCGGGCCGGACGTGAGCGACCCGCTGAAGGTGGTCGTGGTCACCACGTTCGACCTCGACGAGTACGTGCACACGGCGTTGCGCAACGGCGCGTCCGGCTTCCTGCTGAAGGACGCGGGCCCGGCGCTGCTGATCGAGGCGGTGCGCGCGGCCGACCGCGGCGACGCGCTGGTCTCGCCGCAGATCACCGTCCGGCTGCTCAAGCACTTCGACGGCGGCACGACCCGTTCGCAGGTGGCGCCGCCTTCGGAGCCGCTGACGGCACGCGAGATGGACGTGGTGCAGGCCGCGGCGCGCGGGCTGACGAACACCGAGATCGGCGCGGAGCTGTTCCTGTCGCTGTCCACGGTGAAGACGCACCTGGCGTCCGTGCAGGGCAAGATCGGCGCGCGCAACCGCGTGGAGATCGCCGCGTGGGCGTGGCGGAGTGGAGTCGTCTCGTAA
- a CDS encoding sensor histidine kinase, producing MTAAPPPKTLYARATALVRRIGVPSAVLFAALLFDVVFTTQAALDDNGPRFVDFGLFPGIFAMAACALWAQKRAAVAGTVGAGVLVFATLFIHAFHIPPYSSVLPKVTITEVVAGVLMTYYVARRARAGVAFCVVSVLVAGGLVAVFGRYAGIGEIDGGTGTQALLVGVVLLAGAVVPAVAARDRSPRSDQQKRRLRKLNELAMGQWVLMGVLAIGLLIEFGYTYDSGARGFPVLFCSVAAAVVAVLSPRRPADAMLALAGVLLLSALITPFLHLRYAYPMPSGVPFVQVAAGVGAVVNLTRARGLSQSWPRIGVLSAVVALASIINSDRRGGLQTDPQVLSTLAVPAVLLLGISIATGLMLRSRDSERTTVVKSAVADAQTAERMALARELHDVVAHHVTGIVVQAQAARLMAEKNPQVAVEAMGRIENAGVEALAAMRRLVRSMRGDAPAGSSEFSEQATTDLGADLRKLVESANHGVPTSMHLDLPPDLPHEVGRSALRLVQESLTNVGKHASDATDAFVLAEVNGDELHLRVTDNGHETARRPPGGSGGYGLVGMRERVALLKGRLSAGRGPDGGWRVEAWLPLAAGEGDE from the coding sequence GTGACCGCCGCGCCCCCGCCGAAAACGCTGTACGCCCGCGCCACCGCCCTGGTGCGGCGCATCGGCGTGCCTTCGGCCGTCCTGTTCGCCGCGCTGCTGTTCGACGTCGTCTTCACGACGCAGGCAGCGCTCGACGACAACGGACCGCGCTTCGTCGACTTCGGGTTGTTCCCCGGCATCTTCGCGATGGCGGCGTGCGCGCTGTGGGCGCAGAAGCGCGCCGCCGTCGCCGGCACGGTCGGCGCCGGCGTGCTGGTGTTCGCCACCCTCTTCATCCACGCCTTCCACATCCCGCCGTACTCCAGCGTGCTGCCGAAGGTGACCATCACCGAAGTCGTCGCGGGCGTGCTGATGACCTACTACGTGGCCCGCCGGGCCCGGGCGGGCGTGGCGTTCTGCGTGGTCAGCGTCCTGGTCGCCGGCGGGCTCGTCGCGGTCTTCGGCCGGTACGCGGGCATCGGCGAGATCGACGGCGGCACGGGCACCCAGGCGCTGCTGGTCGGGGTCGTGCTGCTGGCCGGCGCCGTGGTGCCCGCCGTCGCCGCCCGGGACCGCAGCCCGCGGTCGGACCAGCAGAAGCGGCGGCTGCGCAAGCTGAACGAGCTGGCCATGGGCCAGTGGGTGCTGATGGGCGTGCTCGCCATCGGGCTGCTCATCGAGTTCGGCTACACCTACGACAGCGGCGCGCGCGGGTTCCCGGTGCTGTTCTGCTCGGTCGCCGCCGCCGTCGTCGCGGTGCTGTCGCCGCGCCGGCCCGCGGACGCGATGCTCGCCCTCGCCGGCGTCCTGCTGCTGTCCGCGCTCATCACCCCGTTCCTGCACCTGCGCTACGCCTACCCGATGCCGAGCGGGGTGCCGTTCGTGCAGGTCGCCGCGGGGGTGGGCGCGGTGGTGAACCTGACCAGGGCCCGCGGGCTGAGCCAGTCGTGGCCGCGGATCGGCGTGCTCTCCGCCGTCGTCGCGCTCGCGTCGATCATCAACTCCGACCGGCGGGGCGGCCTGCAGACCGACCCGCAGGTCCTCTCCACGCTGGCGGTCCCGGCGGTGCTGCTGCTCGGCATCTCGATCGCCACCGGCCTGATGCTGCGCTCGCGGGACTCCGAACGCACCACGGTCGTCAAGTCGGCGGTGGCCGACGCGCAGACCGCCGAGCGGATGGCGCTGGCCCGCGAGCTGCACGACGTCGTCGCCCACCACGTCACCGGCATCGTCGTGCAGGCCCAGGCGGCGCGGCTGATGGCCGAGAAGAACCCGCAGGTGGCGGTCGAGGCGATGGGCCGGATCGAGAACGCGGGGGTCGAGGCGCTCGCGGCGATGCGCCGGCTGGTCCGCTCGATGCGCGGCGACGCGCCGGCCGGGTCGAGCGAGTTCAGCGAACAGGCCACCACCGACCTCGGCGCCGACCTGCGGAAGCTGGTCGAGAGCGCCAACCACGGCGTGCCGACGTCGATGCACCTCGACCTGCCGCCGGACCTGCCGCACGAGGTCGGCCGCTCGGCGCTGCGGCTGGTCCAGGAGTCGCTGACGAACGTCGGCAAGCACGCCTCCGACGCGACGGACGCGTTCGTCCTGGCCGAAGTGAACGGCGACGAACTCCACCTGCGGGTGACGGACAACGGGCACGAGACGGCGCGCCGGCCGCCCGGCGGATCGGGCGGCTACGGTCTGGTCGGCATGCGTGAACGCGTCGCGCTGCTCAAGGGACGGCTGTCGGCCGGGCGGGGCCCGGACGGCGGCTGGCGGGTCGAAGCGTGGCTGCCGCTGGCCGCCGGGGAAGGGGACGAGTGA
- a CDS encoding ABC transporter ATP-binding protein, producing MDPNTPQWTNGPVLSGRGLVKRYGAQYALAGIDIDIQPGDAVAIVGPSGSGKTSLLHVLAGILRADDGQIFLAGQRIDHLGEKKRSELRRTEFGFVFQSGMLVAELSAEENVALPSLLAGLGRKEAIDAGRQWLSRLGLAGKEKRRPGELSGGEAQRVAIARALTHRPKVIFADEPTGALDTRTGRDTMDALLGAARETGAAVIVVTHDRELAESMPKTVAIRDGLIATRLAA from the coding sequence GTGGACCCGAACACTCCACAGTGGACGAATGGGCCGGTGCTCTCCGGCCGTGGGCTGGTGAAGCGCTACGGCGCGCAGTACGCCCTGGCCGGCATCGACATCGACATCCAGCCGGGGGACGCCGTCGCGATCGTCGGGCCGTCCGGCTCCGGCAAGACGTCGCTGCTGCACGTCCTGGCCGGCATCCTCCGCGCCGACGACGGGCAGATCTTCCTGGCCGGGCAGCGGATCGACCACCTCGGCGAGAAGAAGCGCAGCGAGCTGCGCCGCACCGAGTTCGGCTTCGTCTTCCAGTCGGGGATGCTGGTCGCGGAGCTGTCGGCCGAAGAGAACGTCGCGCTGCCGTCGCTGCTGGCCGGGCTCGGCCGCAAGGAGGCCATCGACGCCGGCCGCCAGTGGCTTTCGCGCCTCGGCCTGGCCGGCAAGGAGAAGCGCCGCCCCGGCGAGCTGTCCGGCGGCGAGGCCCAGCGCGTCGCGATCGCGCGGGCGCTGACCCACCGGCCGAAGGTGATCTTCGCCGACGAGCCGACCGGCGCGCTCGACACGCGCACCGGCCGCGACACGATGGACGCCCTGCTCGGCGCCGCCCGCGAGACCGGCGCCGCGGTGATCGTGGTGACCCACGACCGCGAGCTGGCCGAGTCGATGCCGAAGACCGTCGCCATCCGCGACGGCCTGATTGCGACGAGGCTGGCGGCGTGA
- a CDS encoding ABC transporter permease, whose amino-acid sequence MNSLQIALRVLKVDRRTRTSAILTAVGVAVATGLVLLLATLPFATQNREQRALWQGEDYYSRDSDAPAKLLYSASKDYFDGKQIVRVDIAPAPGATTAGIELPPGLPQLPGPGETVVSPALGRLLQSHSAAELGDRFGKPVGALGEEGLRFPEQLVALTGHTPDAMPENSAKVAGFPSGKARPDPLLMLLSWVGIIVLLVPSLVLVASSARLTAARREQRLAALRLAGATPGQVTNMVAAETTLSAGIGAVLGLLISPALHGLASFVPWAGGTWLASDFALPVGLTVFIVVAIPVLVVLAGILGLRRVLKNPLFATGGHTKKPLHWWRLLALPAAGLFFLVAVTTAKDSGGITMVMAGLFLLVGSAAIVGPWVTSAVGGTFVRIWRRPSSLLAGRRLRDDPKGAYRASAGIVLAVFAGSMALTLLPTFESMVGGGRSFQDSVLYADTDAQHAGKIVEQANASLQKYGQSERAVAVGEVYLVQGEGRTRNGNRALVMTCADAVKLTRYGLTPANCTGGPAVFGETQLDLANYKIATEWEGPAVAVTSGTRAEAVPPRDSDLSSTLIIDPAAVPAGVTPKYVTVVAPTTDANREIVRTALAGPAAGEEIGSRDQYLYNQQTELGDLRRVTVIGLVAAGILAGCSAAVTTAGSVMDRRRTFGALMAAGTPVRVLARALRMEAALPALVATIGAGIVGVLVGVGLYSMVDPRGIVLSPWLLAPVVLGIGVAVLGASVCTPALKRVQAEPLADE is encoded by the coding sequence GTGAACTCGCTCCAGATCGCCCTGCGGGTGCTGAAGGTCGATCGGCGGACCCGGACGTCGGCGATCCTCACCGCGGTCGGGGTGGCCGTCGCGACCGGGCTGGTGCTGCTGCTGGCGACGCTGCCGTTCGCCACGCAGAACCGTGAGCAGCGCGCACTCTGGCAGGGCGAGGACTACTACAGCCGCGACTCCGACGCCCCGGCCAAGCTGCTGTACTCCGCCTCGAAGGACTACTTCGACGGCAAGCAGATCGTCCGGGTCGACATCGCGCCGGCGCCGGGCGCCACCACCGCGGGCATCGAGCTGCCGCCGGGGCTGCCGCAGCTGCCGGGGCCGGGCGAAACGGTCGTCTCGCCCGCGTTGGGGCGCCTGCTGCAGAGCCACTCCGCCGCGGAACTCGGCGACCGGTTCGGCAAGCCCGTCGGCGCGCTCGGCGAGGAGGGTCTCAGGTTCCCTGAGCAGCTCGTCGCGCTCACCGGGCACACGCCGGACGCGATGCCGGAGAACTCGGCCAAGGTGGCGGGTTTTCCGAGCGGGAAGGCCCGCCCGGACCCGCTGCTCATGCTGTTGTCCTGGGTCGGGATCATCGTCCTGCTGGTGCCGAGCCTGGTGCTGGTCGCGTCGTCGGCGCGGCTGACCGCGGCTCGGCGGGAGCAGCGGCTGGCCGCGCTCCGGCTGGCCGGGGCGACGCCGGGGCAGGTCACCAACATGGTGGCCGCCGAGACGACGTTGTCCGCGGGCATCGGTGCCGTGCTCGGCCTGCTGATCAGCCCGGCGCTGCACGGCCTCGCGTCGTTCGTGCCGTGGGCCGGGGGCACCTGGCTCGCGTCGGACTTCGCGTTGCCGGTCGGCCTGACGGTGTTCATCGTCGTGGCGATTCCGGTGCTGGTGGTGCTGGCCGGGATCCTCGGCCTGCGCCGCGTGCTCAAGAACCCGCTGTTCGCGACGGGCGGCCACACGAAGAAGCCGTTGCACTGGTGGCGGCTGCTGGCGCTGCCCGCGGCCGGGCTGTTCTTCCTCGTCGCGGTGACGACGGCGAAGGACTCCGGCGGCATCACGATGGTCATGGCGGGGCTGTTCCTGCTGGTCGGCTCGGCCGCGATCGTCGGGCCGTGGGTGACGTCGGCGGTGGGCGGCACGTTCGTCCGGATCTGGCGGCGGCCGTCGTCGCTGCTTGCCGGCCGCCGCCTGCGTGACGACCCGAAGGGCGCCTACCGCGCCTCCGCCGGGATCGTGCTCGCGGTGTTCGCCGGGTCGATGGCGCTGACGCTGCTGCCGACGTTCGAGTCGATGGTGGGCGGCGGCCGGTCCTTCCAGGACTCGGTGCTCTACGCCGACACCGACGCCCAGCACGCGGGCAAGATCGTCGAGCAGGCCAACGCCTCGCTGCAGAAGTACGGGCAGTCCGAGCGGGCGGTCGCCGTCGGCGAGGTCTACCTGGTCCAGGGCGAGGGCCGGACGCGCAACGGCAACCGGGCGCTGGTGATGACCTGTGCCGACGCCGTCAAGCTGACCCGGTACGGCCTGACGCCGGCGAACTGCACCGGTGGTCCGGCCGTCTTCGGGGAAACGCAGCTGGACCTGGCGAACTACAAGATCGCCACCGAGTGGGAGGGCCCCGCGGTGGCCGTGACCTCGGGTACGCGGGCCGAAGCCGTGCCGCCCCGGGACTCGGACCTGTCCAGCACGCTCATCATCGACCCGGCCGCGGTGCCTGCGGGCGTCACGCCGAAGTACGTCACGGTGGTCGCGCCGACCACCGACGCGAACCGCGAGATCGTCCGGACGGCGCTGGCCGGGCCGGCCGCGGGTGAGGAGATCGGCAGCCGCGACCAGTACCTGTACAACCAGCAGACCGAGCTCGGCGATCTGCGCCGCGTCACGGTGATCGGGCTGGTCGCCGCGGGGATCCTGGCCGGCTGCAGCGCCGCGGTCACGACCGCGGGCTCGGTGATGGACCGCCGCCGGACGTTCGGGGCGCTGATGGCTGCCGGCACGCCGGTGCGGGTGCTGGCGAGGGCGCTGCGGATGGAGGCCGCGCTGCCCGCGCTGGTCGCCACCATCGGCGCGGGAATCGTCGGGGTACTGGTCGGTGTTGGGCTGTACAGCATGGTCGATCCACGCGGGATCGTGCTGAGTCCGTGGCTCCTGGCGCCGGTGGTGCTGGGGATCGGGGTGGCCGTGCTCGGCGCGTCGGTCTGCACGCCCGCCCTCAAGCGGGTCCAGGCCGAGCCGCTGGCCGACGAATAG
- the trmB gene encoding tRNA (guanosine(46)-N7)-methyltransferase TrmB, with product MENQDQPRLRSVVSYVKRGGRMTVGQQRAWDELWPKLGRTVGELPDGKLDFTEWFGREAPVLIEIGSGMGETTSQLAAAAPELNYVAVEVYDPGLGQLMLRAEKLGVENLRLLHGDAVVLLTEHVEPGTLHGVRLFFPDPWPKKKHHKRRIVSPSFAALVASRLAPGGTFHMATDWENYAEQMLEVCSAEPALKNRYDGWAPRPEWRPVTKFEQRADVEGRVSHDLIFEKRS from the coding sequence GTGGAGAACCAGGACCAGCCCCGGCTGCGCAGCGTCGTCAGCTACGTGAAGCGCGGTGGCCGGATGACCGTCGGGCAGCAACGCGCGTGGGACGAACTGTGGCCGAAGCTCGGCCGCACGGTCGGTGAACTGCCCGACGGAAAGCTGGACTTCACCGAGTGGTTCGGCCGTGAGGCGCCGGTGCTGATCGAGATCGGCTCCGGCATGGGTGAGACGACGTCGCAGCTGGCCGCCGCCGCGCCGGAGCTGAACTACGTCGCGGTCGAGGTCTACGACCCCGGCCTCGGACAGCTGATGCTGCGCGCCGAAAAGCTGGGCGTCGAGAACCTCCGGCTGCTGCACGGCGACGCTGTCGTGCTGCTGACCGAGCACGTCGAGCCGGGGACGCTGCACGGCGTCCGGCTGTTCTTCCCGGACCCGTGGCCGAAGAAGAAGCACCACAAGCGGCGGATCGTCTCGCCGTCGTTCGCCGCGCTCGTGGCGTCGCGGCTCGCGCCCGGCGGCACCTTCCACATGGCGACCGACTGGGAGAACTACGCCGAGCAGATGCTGGAGGTCTGCTCCGCCGAACCCGCGCTGAAGAACCGGTACGACGGCTGGGCGCCGCGGCCGGAGTGGCGGCCGGTGACGAAGTTCGAGCAGCGCGCCGACGTCGAAGGCCGCGTCTCGCACGACCTGATCTTCGAAAAGCGGTCGTGA
- a CDS encoding ABC transporter ATP-binding protein: MIEANALTKRYGATTAVNELTFTARSGRVTGFLGPNGAGKSTTMRLVLGLDTPDAGTVLVDGVPYRQLKDPLRTVGAMLDATWRHPGRSGRDHLRWLAATNGLPEKRVDEVLALVGLTSAEGRRAGQYSLGMLQRLGIAATLLGDPRVLLFDEPVNGLDPEGMASIRQLLHTLAAEGRTVFVSSHLLPEMAQTAQDLIVIGRGRLIYQGTMDDFVAQTSRHGVRVRTPHAAELRVALTGQAEFTEADGAFVVSGLDSDRIGQLAFDAGATLHELSPITGSLEEAYLDLTREATEFTAGAAR, encoded by the coding sequence GTGATCGAAGCGAACGCACTGACCAAGCGGTACGGCGCCACGACCGCGGTCAACGAGCTGACGTTCACCGCGCGGTCGGGGCGCGTCACCGGCTTCCTCGGCCCGAACGGCGCCGGCAAGTCCACGACCATGCGGCTGGTCCTCGGCCTCGACACGCCCGACGCGGGCACGGTCCTCGTCGACGGCGTGCCGTACCGGCAGCTGAAAGATCCACTCAGGACGGTCGGCGCGATGCTCGACGCGACCTGGCGCCACCCCGGCCGCAGCGGGCGCGACCACCTGCGCTGGCTGGCCGCGACCAACGGCCTCCCCGAGAAGCGCGTCGACGAGGTGCTCGCCCTGGTCGGGCTGACGAGCGCCGAGGGACGCCGCGCCGGGCAGTACTCGCTCGGCATGCTGCAGCGGCTCGGGATCGCCGCGACGCTGCTCGGCGACCCGCGGGTACTGCTCTTCGACGAGCCGGTGAACGGCCTCGACCCCGAAGGCATGGCCTCGATCCGCCAGCTGCTGCACACGCTGGCCGCCGAGGGCCGGACCGTCTTCGTCTCCAGCCACCTGCTGCCCGAGATGGCGCAGACCGCCCAGGACCTGATCGTGATCGGCCGGGGCAGGCTGATCTACCAGGGCACGATGGACGACTTCGTCGCGCAGACCAGCCGGCACGGCGTGCGCGTGCGCACCCCGCACGCGGCCGAGCTGCGGGTCGCACTGACCGGGCAGGCGGAGTTCACCGAGGCCGACGGCGCCTTCGTGGTGTCCGGATTGGACAGTGACCGGATCGGGCAGCTCGCGTTCGACGCCGGGGCGACGCTGCACGAGCTGAGCCCGATCACCGGCTCGCTCGAAGAGGCCTACCTCGACCTGACCCGCGAAGCCACCGAATTCACCGCGGGAGCCGCCCGATGA
- a CDS encoding ABC transporter permease, which produces MNLLAVERIKLFSTRSPWWCALITLALTIGFAAIIAGATPSDSQLTLSATQFGGSQFGIAVVMVLAALAVTTEYRFNTIRTTFQAVPHRSPALVAKAIVVAVVALVIGELAAFGALGLGMLMRPHDGIGLHTAQDWMNVAGLGPVFAVSAVLAVALGILVRHSAGAIALLLIYYLAVEELVQLIPKIGHTIHEWLPFNVANKFLRGSAVVDGPAPSDSPLSPGWALAYFAGIAVVFLLVALGVAKKRDA; this is translated from the coding sequence ATGAACTTACTCGCGGTCGAACGCATCAAGCTGTTCAGCACCCGCTCGCCGTGGTGGTGCGCACTCATCACCCTGGCCCTGACCATCGGTTTCGCCGCCATCATCGCCGGCGCGACGCCGTCCGACTCGCAGCTCACGCTGTCCGCCACCCAGTTCGGCGGCTCCCAGTTCGGCATCGCCGTCGTCATGGTGCTCGCCGCGCTCGCGGTGACCACCGAATACCGCTTCAACACCATCCGCACCACGTTCCAGGCCGTGCCGCACCGCTCGCCGGCGCTGGTCGCCAAGGCGATCGTCGTCGCGGTCGTGGCGCTGGTCATCGGCGAGCTCGCCGCGTTCGGCGCGCTGGGCCTCGGCATGCTCATGCGGCCGCACGACGGCATCGGCCTGCACACGGCGCAGGACTGGATGAACGTCGCCGGCCTCGGCCCGGTGTTCGCCGTCAGCGCCGTGCTCGCCGTGGCACTCGGGATCCTCGTCCGGCACAGCGCCGGTGCCATCGCCCTGCTGCTCATCTACTACTTGGCCGTGGAAGAGCTGGTGCAGCTGATCCCGAAGATCGGGCACACCATCCACGAGTGGCTGCCGTTCAACGTGGCGAACAAGTTCCTGCGCGGCTCGGCGGTCGTCGACGGCCCCGCGCCGTCGGACTCGCCGCTGAGCCCGGGGTGGGCGCTGGCGTACTTCGCCGGCATCGCGGTCGTGTTCCTGCTCGTCGCACTCGGGGTTGCGAAGAAGCGGGACGCATAA
- a CDS encoding ABC transporter ATP-binding protein, with protein sequence MIEATGLTKRYGKTLAVNNLSFSVAAGQVTGFLGPNGAGKSTTMRMILGLDNPTGGQVTIGGKKYHQLKEPLRTVGALLDAKWVHPNRSARAHLLWMAKSNRIPAARVDEVLDVVGLTSVAGKRAGGFSLGMSQRLGIAAALLGDPEVLLFDEPVNGLDPEGILWIRKFMHRLAEEGRTVFVSSHLLSEMALTATNLVVIGRGQLISQSSTTDFVSRAAENTVKVRSPQLAELRQVLQRASAGVADEENALVVSGMDSDKIGEIAASNRIVLHELSPQTGSLEQAFMQITGDSVEYHTGLDAEAQHVLESAK encoded by the coding sequence ATGATCGAGGCAACCGGCCTCACCAAGCGGTACGGGAAGACACTGGCGGTGAACAACCTGTCGTTCTCCGTGGCCGCGGGTCAGGTCACCGGCTTCCTCGGCCCGAACGGGGCGGGCAAGTCCACCACCATGCGGATGATCCTGGGCCTGGACAACCCGACGGGCGGCCAGGTCACCATCGGGGGCAAGAAGTACCACCAGCTCAAGGAACCGCTGCGCACCGTCGGCGCGCTGCTCGACGCGAAGTGGGTGCACCCCAACCGTTCGGCGCGCGCCCACCTGCTGTGGATGGCGAAGTCCAACCGCATCCCGGCCGCCCGCGTCGACGAGGTGCTCGACGTCGTCGGCCTCACCAGCGTCGCGGGCAAGCGCGCCGGCGGGTTCTCGCTCGGCATGTCGCAGCGCCTCGGCATCGCGGCCGCCCTGCTCGGCGACCCGGAGGTGCTGCTGTTCGACGAGCCGGTGAACGGCCTCGACCCGGAGGGCATCCTCTGGATCCGGAAGTTCATGCACCGGCTGGCCGAGGAAGGCCGCACCGTGTTCGTGTCGAGCCACCTGCTGTCGGAGATGGCGCTGACCGCGACCAACCTCGTGGTGATCGGCCGCGGGCAGCTGATCTCGCAGTCCTCCACCACGGACTTCGTCTCCCGCGCCGCGGAGAACACCGTCAAGGTCCGCTCGCCGCAACTGGCCGAGCTGCGCCAGGTCCTGCAGCGCGCGAGCGCCGGAGTCGCCGACGAGGAGAACGCGCTCGTGGTGTCCGGGATGGACAGCGACAAGATCGGCGAGATCGCCGCGTCGAACCGGATCGTGCTGCACGAGCTGAGCCCGCAGACCGGCTCGCTCGAGCAGGCCTTCATGCAGATCACCGGCGACTCCGTCGAGTACCACACGGGCCTCGACGCCGAGGCGCAGCACGTGCTCGAGTCCGCCAAGTAA
- a CDS encoding TetR/AcrR family transcriptional regulator: protein MARPRSITDERLLGAAETVIGRCGPGFTLAQVAAEATVSVGTVAQRFGSKSGLLQAMSRRATRRAVEHMRACAERADDPVDGLRAAAVSVYAVLGDAEEAANHLGQLGVDIGDPVLRSLLGEHFTAVEDELRRLVRAAASSLPHAPSVPRAARAVLGVINGVSIDWSIRPHGRLADRLAEDVDAVLTAWRGREDS from the coding sequence GTGGCCCGGCCGAGGAGCATCACCGACGAGCGCCTGCTGGGTGCGGCGGAGACCGTGATCGGCCGCTGTGGCCCCGGTTTCACGCTCGCGCAGGTGGCGGCGGAAGCGACCGTCTCGGTCGGCACGGTCGCGCAGCGGTTCGGCTCGAAGAGCGGCCTGCTGCAGGCCATGAGCCGGCGGGCCACCCGGCGGGCGGTCGAGCACATGCGGGCGTGCGCCGAGCGGGCGGACGACCCGGTCGACGGCCTGCGCGCGGCGGCGGTGTCGGTCTACGCGGTGCTGGGCGACGCCGAAGAGGCGGCGAACCACCTGGGCCAGCTCGGCGTGGACATCGGCGACCCGGTGTTGCGGTCGCTGCTGGGCGAGCACTTCACGGCGGTCGAGGACGAGCTGCGGCGGCTGGTGCGGGCGGCGGCTTCGTCGTTGCCGCACGCGCCGAGCGTGCCGCGGGCGGCCAGGGCGGTGCTCGGGGTCATCAACGGGGTGTCGATCGACTGGTCGATCCGGCCGCACGGGCGGCTGGCCGACCGGCTGGCGGAGGACGTCGACGCGGTGCTGACCGCGTGGCGGGGACGGGAGGACTCATGA
- a CDS encoding SDR family NAD(P)-dependent oxidoreductase — translation MSLQGKVAVVTGATRGCGRAIAVELGRAGATVYVTGRTTRETASPLKRPETIEETGELVEAAGGRAVVVRCDFTSVSDVDVLKARIESEVDGIDILVDDVWGGDMYFHFDAPFWETPLEDALNLTHNALDTHLIALHKLLPLVVARRGLVIEVTDGDNDDYVGAGIPYYLAKCGIRALGRALGVELKKNDSVGLAVTPGFLRSESMLDHFEVTEDTWRDAVGKLAPVDFKISETPYLLARGVAALAQDPDVARFAGRTLASWTLMKEYDYTDVDGDRPDFGRWLTEVRNAGKDPATTPPDDYR, via the coding sequence ATGAGTTTGCAGGGCAAGGTAGCCGTGGTCACGGGAGCGACCCGGGGCTGCGGACGGGCGATCGCGGTGGAACTGGGCCGCGCGGGCGCGACGGTGTACGTCACCGGCCGGACGACGCGCGAAACGGCGTCGCCGCTGAAGCGCCCGGAGACGATCGAAGAGACGGGTGAACTGGTCGAGGCGGCGGGCGGTCGCGCGGTGGTCGTCCGCTGCGACTTCACCTCGGTGTCCGATGTGGACGTCTTGAAGGCACGCATCGAGTCCGAAGTGGACGGAATCGACATCCTGGTCGACGACGTCTGGGGCGGCGACATGTACTTCCACTTCGACGCGCCGTTCTGGGAGACACCGCTCGAAGACGCGCTGAACCTGACGCACAACGCGCTGGACACCCACCTCATCGCGTTGCACAAGCTGCTGCCGCTGGTGGTCGCGCGCCGCGGTCTCGTGATCGAGGTGACCGACGGCGACAACGACGACTACGTCGGCGCGGGCATCCCGTACTACCTGGCCAAGTGTGGCATCCGCGCGCTCGGCCGGGCTTTGGGCGTGGAGCTGAAGAAGAACGACAGCGTCGGACTCGCCGTGACGCCGGGCTTCCTGCGGTCGGAGTCGATGCTGGACCACTTCGAGGTCACCGAGGACACCTGGCGCGACGCGGTCGGCAAGCTCGCGCCGGTCGACTTCAAGATCTCCGAGACGCCGTACCTGCTCGCCCGCGGCGTCGCCGCCCTGGCACAGGATCCGGACGTCGCGCGGTTCGCCGGCCGGACGCTGGCGTCCTGGACGCTGATGAAGGAGTACGACTACACCGACGTCGACGGCGACCGCCCGGACTTCGGCCGCTGGCTCACCGAAGTCCGCAACGCGGGCAAGGACCCGGCGACGACTCCGCCGGACGACTACCGCTAA